A stretch of DNA from Arthrobacter jiangjiafuii:
TTTTACTGCTGCGGTCAATGCCACAAATACACTCCTAGTTCTCCCCAAACATATCGTGGTACGCGGTGGCCAGGCGCAGCGGATCATGGATCGGCCGCCCGGTCGCTGCCCCCACCTTACCGAAGACCGGCCGGCCTCCCATCCCGGCTACCGCCTCGGCAAACGCGTCCTGGTCCTCGATGACCGAGGGATCGGCGAGGACGGCGTCCACGCGGAGATCCGGGGCATAGCGGCGGACCTCGGCCAGATGGTCGAGCGCCGACATGCCGGCTGTTTCCGTGGTTTCGTTGCTCAGGTTCATGGTGAGGCAGCGTTTGGCCTTGGTCTTGCACAGGGCAGTGCGCAGCTCCGGAAGCATCAGGTGCGGCAGGACCGAGGTGTACCAGGAGCCCGGGCCGAGGATGATCCAGTCGGCGCGCTCGATCGCGGTGAGCGCTTCGGCGCAGGCCGGGGCGTCGGCCGGGCTCAGCCGCACCTCGCTGACCTTGCTCTGCACCCCTGCGGCGGCCAGGCGCGCCTGCCCTGTCACCACCTCCAGCCGGGTGCCCTGTGCCGTGCGGCGCAGCACATCACCTTCGATGGTCAGCGGGTGCGTGGACATGGGCAGCACCTGCCCGCGGGCGCCGAGCAGCGCACCGGCCCACTGGAGCCCGGCGACGGGGTCGCCAAGGAGTTCCCAGAGGGTCACGATCAGCAGGTTGCCCAGCGCGTGGTTGTCCAGGGATCCGCTGATCCCGGGCCGGGACTGGAAGCGGTGCTGCATGACATCCCGCCAGGTGCGCCCCCAGTCCGTGTCGTCGCACAGTGCAGCCAGGGCCATCCGCAGATCCCCGGGCGGAAGCACGTCCAGTTCATGACGCAGCCGCCCGGAGGAGCCGCCGTCGTCGGCCACCGTGACCACGGCGGTCAGGTCAGTGGTCAGCAGGCGCAGGGCGGACAGTGACGCGGAGAGGCCGTGGCCGCCTCCAAGGGCGACGACGGCGGGGGCCCCGTCAGTGTCTCCGCCCCGGCCCGCGCCGGTCTGCGGAAGCACCGGCAGGGGCCCGGTAAGGAAGGTCATCTACTCGCGTCCCAGGTCGCGGTGGTGTGCACTGACCGTCACGTGGGGCAGCTGGGCCAGCCGCTTGGCCAGTTCCTCCGTGACTGCCACGGAACGGTGCTTGCCGCCCGTGCAGCCCACGGCGATGGTGGCGTAGTGCTTGTTTTCCCGGCGGTAACCGTCGATGACCGGTTCCAGGGCGTCCACGTAGCGGTCCAGGAAGTCCCCGGTGCCGGCGGCACCCATGACGTAGTCGCGTACGTCGGCGTCCAGGCCGGTGTGCGGGCGCAGCTGCGGTACCCAGTGCGGGTTGGGGATAAACCGGACGTCCGCCACGTAGTTGGCGTCCACCGGCAGCCCGTATTTGAAGCCGAAGCTCATCACGTTCAGCCGCAGCACAATCGGCCCGGACTCGGTGAAGAGTTCGGTGATGGTCGTGGCCAGGGCGTGGACGTTGAGCTTGGAAGTGTCCACGATGACGTCGGAGGATTCCCGCAGTTCCTTGAGCACATCGCGTTCCGCGCCGATGCCGTCCAGGATGGAGCCGTCCTCCTGCAGCGGATGCGGCCGGCGGCCCTGCTCGAACCGGCGGACCAGCGTTTCGTCTTCGGCGTCCAGGAACAGCAGCCGGTAGGTGACGCCGGCTGCGCGCAGGTTGCTGAGCGCCTCGCGGATGTCCTGGAAGAGCTCCTTGCTGCGCACATCGATGACCACTGCCAGCTTCGGAATGGACTGGGGCATGCGGGATACCAGCTCGGTGAGGGTGCCCAGCATCATCGGAGGCAGGTTCTCCACCACATACCAGCCGTGGTCTTCGAGGGCGTTGGCGGCCGTGCTGCGACCGGCTCCGGACATGCCTGTGACCACCAGCAGTTCCGACTCGTCGGGCTTGACCGGGGTCAGCGCGTCCTGTTCCATCATCTGTTGTCCCGTCCTAGTGGTTTTTCGGCTCCCGGAGCAGCGCAGCCGCACGCTTGGGTGCCGGCTGCGCTGTATGGTGAGGCGGCTTACCAGCCTAGCTAAGTTTCCAGGATTTCGCCGGTGGTCATGTTGACGGCCGGCGCCGCGCCCGCCCCGCCCTTCGCCGCCAGCTGCGCGTGCACCGATGCGGCCAGCGCCGGACCGATACCGGGAACCCGCTGCAGATCCTCGGCGGAGGCGGTTCGCAGCTTCTTCACCGAGCCGAATTCCTTGAGCAGCGCGGCACGCTTGGCCGGACCCAGTCCGGAGATTTCATCCAGCAGGGACGCCGTCATCGATTTGGCCCGCTTCTGCCGGTGGAAGGTGATGGCGAACCGGTGGGCTTCATCGCGGATGCGCTGCAGCAGGAAGAGCGCCTCGGAGGCACGGGGCAGGATCACCGGGAAGTCGCTGTCCGGCACCCAGACCTCTTCCAGGCGCTTGGCCAGGCCCACCACGTAGATGTCGGTGATGCCCAGGTCGGCCAGGGCACGGGAGGCCGCAGCCACCTGCGGCTGCCCGCCGTCGACCACCACCAGGTTCGGCGGATAGGCGAATTTTGTCCGCGGCGCGGCAGTGAGCGTATCGGTGAGCGGCTGGACGTCGGTGCCGGTGCGCTCGACGGGCAGCGTTGCGGGAGCATCGGGGTCGGCCGCCGGATCGGCGTTCTCCGCGAGGTAGTTGCGGAAGCGCCGGGAGATCACGTTGTACATCGCCGAGGTGTCGTCCCGCGCGGCGTCCCCGGTGATGGAGAACTTGCGGTAGTCCGATTTCTTGGGCAGCCCGTCCTCGGCCACCACCATGGACGCCACCACGTTGGTGCCGGAGACATGGGAGATGTCGTAGCACTCGATCCGCAGCAGAGCCACGGGCAGGTCCAGGGCTTCCTGCAGTTCCTGGAGCGCGGCGGAGCGGGTGGTGATATCCCCGGCCCGGCGGCTCTTGTGCAGCCGCAGCGCGTCAGCGGCGTTGCGGGCCACCGTTTCCATCAGCGCTTTTTTGTCGCCGCGCTGCGGGACCCGGATGTCCACCCGGGCACCGCGCAGCCCGGAAAGCCATTCGCCGAGCTCATCGGCATTGGACGGAAGCGCCGGAACCAGCACCTGGCGGGGAATGCGGTCGGTGGAGGCTGCCTCGCCGTAGACCTGCTGGATCAGGTGTTCCACGAGGTCCCCGGTCTCGGCGTCCTCAACCTTTTCCACCACCCAGCCGCGCTGGCCGCGGATACGCCCGCCGCGGACGTGGAAGACCTGGGCCGAGGCTTCGAGTTCATCCTCTTCGAGGGCGAAGATGTCAGCATCGGTGTCTTCGCTGAGCACCACGTTGTTGCGTTCGAAGACCTTCCGCAGCGCGGCGATGTCATCGCGCAGCCGGGCTGCTGTTTCATAGTCCAGCTCGGCGACGGCTGCCTGCATTTCCTTCTCCAGGGTGGAGATGAAGCGCTTGCCCTCGCCGGACATGAAGTCGCACAGCTCGGCGGCCAGGTCGCGGTGGTCCTCGGGGCTGATCCGGCCGACGCAGGGGGCTGAGCACTTGTCGATGTAGCCGAGCAGGCACGGGCGGCCGGTGCGCTCGGCGCGCTTGAAGACACCGGAGCTGCAGGTGCGGACGGGGAAGACGCGCAGCAGGGTGTCGAGTGTCTCGCGGATGGCCTTGGCCGGGTAGAACGGGCCGAAGTAGCGGGTGTCCTTGCGCCGGTCGCCGCGCATGACCTGCGCCCGCGGGTACTTCTCCCCCATGGTCACGGCGAGATAGGGGTAGGACTTGTCATCCCGGAACATGATGTTGAACCGGGGGTTGAATTCCTTGATCCAGGTGTATTCCAGCTGGAGGGCCTCCAGCTCGGTTCCCACCACCGTCCATTCGACGCTCGCCGCGGTATGGACCATTGCCCGGGTCTTGGGCAGCAGGCCCCGCGGATTGGCGAAGTAGGAATTCAGGCGGGAGCGGAGGTTCTTGGCCTTGCCCACGTAAATGACCCGGCGGTGCTCGTCACGGAAACGGTAGACGCCGGGGGCGGTAGGGATTTCCCCGGTTTTGGGCCGGTATGTTGCTGGATCTGCCACGCTTCCATCCTACGGTCGGCGCTGGTACCCCCTGCGCCGCCACAGGGGGCTTTCGCCGGACGCTGAAACGGCTAGCCTTCGGGCTTGCTCTGGTTGTAGCTGCCGGCGCGTTCCTGCCCGGACAGTTCGGCAATGGCATCCATGACCCGGTCGGTTGCCTGCCGGCGGGCGGGCAGCGCGTGGTCGGGTCCGGTTTTCTGGAAGTACAGCGGCCGCCCGATCTTCATCGTGAAGTGCTGTGGTTTGATCCATTTCTTACCTGCGGGCTGCAGGTTTTCGGTTCCGATCAGACCCACGGGCACTACCGGTGCGCCCGAGGTCAGGGCCAGCCAGCCCACGCCGGTGCGGCCGCGGTAGAGCAGTCCGTCGCGGGACCTCGTCCCCTCGGGGTAGATCCCTATCCCGCTGCCCGCCTCCAAGCGGTCCAGCAGCGTTTTCAGGGCGGCAACGGACGCAGCCTGCTGGCCGCGCTCTACGGGGATGGATCCCACCCCCTCGAAGAACGTCCGCATGGCGGCGCCCTTGACCCCGGTGCCGGTGAAGTATTCAGCCTTGGCGAAGAAGGCGACCGGCCGCGGCATCAGCGCCTGGGTCAGCACGCTGTCCAGGAAGGAGAGGTGGTTGGCCGCAACAATAAAGGCGCCGGAGCTGGGAACATTCTCCAGGCCGGTGACCGTGGGCCGGCACAGGGTGGCGATCAGGCCGCGGGTGGAGGCCCGGGTGAGGTCATAGACTCCCATTTGCGCAGGCCCCTTCCTGCGCACGGAAGCCGTGCTGTCCACTGTGCGGCTTGGTGAGGCTGTGCGGTTCGGTGAGGCTGTGCGGTTCGGTGAGGCTGCGCAGTTCGGCGAGCAGATCTTCTGCGGTGCCGACGACGGCAACGGCGCCTGCCGCTTCCAGTTCACCTGCAGCGGCGAACCCCCAGTCCACGCCAATGCAGTCCAGCCCGTTGGCTGCGGCGCCGTGCACATCGTGCCGGCGGTCCCCCACCATGACCGCCCGGTCGAAACTGCCCGCATGACGGGCCAGGGCGGCAGCGATGATCGTGGTTTTCCCGTCCAGGGCCGCTGCGGCCTGTTCATCGGCGGGAGAGCCATGGACGGAATCGAACAGAACCAGGAGGCCCTGGGTGGTGAGCAGCTCCATGGCCAGCGGCTCGGGCTTCTGGGTAGCCACGGCCACGAGGCAGCCTTCCGCGCGAAGCCTGGCCACCGTATCGGCAATTCCCGGGTAGGGACGGCTCTGTGCCATTCCCGCGGAGCGGTAACCGGCCCGGTAGATGGCGATGACCTCGTCAACACGGTCCGCGGGGACGCCGGCGATATCCCGGAGTGAAGTCACCAGTGCCGGTCCGACCATGCGCTGCAGGTCGGCAGCCGGCGGAACGGGCAGCCCGCAGGAGGCCAGGGCGGCGCTGATGCCGCCGGTGATGGCCCCCGCCGGATCCACCAGGGTTCCGTCAAGGTCAAAGAGCACTAAGAGCCGGGATTCTTTCACCGGGACAGTTTCCCACACCTGCGGCCCGGGACGGAAAAAGGTATTCCCGGTCGGGAATACCTTTTTCCATTATGTCTAAAAAATACCCGGTCCGGCATTCACCGGCAGGGCTCAGGCCTGCTTGGCAAACATCTCCGCCAGGAAATGCCCGGTATGGCTGACATCGGACTTCGCGACCTTTTCGGGGCTTCCCTGGGCGATGACCTGGCCTCCTCCATTGCCGCCCTCGGGGCCCATATCGATGATCCAGTCAGCACTCTTGATGACGTCGAGGTTGTGCTCGATGGTAATCACGGTATTGCCCTTATCCACGAGCCCCTGCAGCACGAGCAGCAGCTTGCGGACGTCCTCGAAGTGCAGGCCGGTGGTCGGCTCGTCAAGGACGTACACGCTGCGCCCGTTCGAGCGCTTCTGCAGTTCCGCCGCCAGCTTGACGCGCTGCGCCTCGCCGCCGGAGAGGGTGGTGGCAGGCTGGCCGAGACGGACATAGCCCAGGCCGACATCCACCAGCGTGTTCAGGTGCCGGGAGATCGGTGAGAACGCGGCGAAGAACTCCGCTGCCTCCTCGATCGACATCGCCAGGACCTCGGCGATGTTCTTGCCCTTGTAGTTCACCTCAAGGGTTTCGCGGTTGAACCGGCCGCCGTGGCAGACCTCGCAGGGCACGTAGACGTCCGGCAGGAAGTTCATCTCGATCTTCAGCGTTCCGTCGCCGTGGCACGCCTCGCAGCGGCCACCCTTGACGTTGAAGGAGAACCGGCCCGGCAGGTAGCCGCGGACCTTGGCTTCCGTGGTCTCCGCGAAGAGCTTGCGGATGTGGTCCCAGACGCCGGTGTAGGTGGCCGGGTTGGAGCGCGGGGTGCGTCCGATCGGGCTCTGGTCCACGTGGATGACCTTGTCCAGGTTCTCCAGGCCGTCAATGCGCAGGTGGCGTCCCGCGACGTGCTTGGCGCCGTTCAGCTTGGCGGCCAGGGTCTTGTAGAGAATGTCGTTGATCAGGGTGGATTTACCCGAACCGCTGACACCTGTCACCGCGGTGAAGACCCCCAGCGGAATCGAGACGTCGATGTTGCGCAGGTTGTTCTCCCGGGCCCCGACGATCTTCAGCTGGCGGGATTTGTCCACCTTGCGGCGCTTGGCCGGAATATCGATCTTCCGGCGTCCGGAGAGGTAGGCACCGGTCAGTGACCGCTCGTTGGTGAGCAGGTCCTCCAGGGACCCGGAGTGGACCACTTCACCGCCGTGTTCACCGGCGCCGGGTCCTATGTCCACCACCCAGTCGGCTTCGTGGATGGTGTCTTCGTCGTGCTCCACCACGATCAGCGTGTTGCCCAGGTTGCGCAGCCGGGCCAGGGTCTCGATCAGGCGGCGGTTGTCCTTCTGGTGCAGTCCGATCGACGGCTCGTCGAGAACGTACAGCACTCCGACCAGCCCGGAGCCGATCTGGGTGGCCAGGCGGATGCGCTGGGCCTCGCCGCCGGACAGGGTGGCGGCGGCCCGCTCCAGGGAAAGGTACTCCAGGCCGACGTCGAGCAGGAAGGTCAGGCGGGCCAGGATTTCCTTCAGGACCTGGTCGCCGATCTTGGCTTCGCGGGCGGTGAGGTCCAGTCCGCTGAGGAACTGCGCGGCCTCGCGCAGCGGCATGGCCGCCACCTGGGCGATGTTCCTGCCGTTGATCAGCACGGACAGCGAGGCCGGGTTCAGGCGGGCTCCCCCGCACTCGGGGCAGGGGATTTCCCGCATGTACTCCTCGTACCGGTCGCGGGCGCTGTCGGATTCGGTCTCGAGGTGCTTGCGGTGGATGTACTGGATGACGCCTTCGAAGCCGGTGCTGTATTTGCGCTCCCGGCCGAAACGGTTCTTGTACTGGACCACAACCTTGTGGTCCTTGCCGTTGAGGATGGCTTCGCGGGCCTTGGCGGGCAGCTTCTTCCACGGCACGTCCATGGAGAAGTCCATCTCCTTGGCCAGGCCGGCCAGCAGCCGGTTCCAGTATTCAAGGGTGGCGTTGCCCAGGGCCCAGGGTGCCACGGCTCCGGCGGCCAGGCTCAGGTTGGGGTTGGGGATGACCAGTTCCTCGTCAACCTCCAGCCGGCTGCCGATGCCGGTGCAGACCGGGCAGGCGCCGAAGGGGTTGTTGAAGGAGAAGGACCGCGGCTCGATCTCGTCGATCGCCAGCGGGTGTTCGTTGGGGCAGGCCAGGTGCTCGGAGAAGGCCCGGATCCGGTCCTCGCTCTTCTCGTCCAGGTCCACGAAGTCGGCCAGGACCCGGCCGTCCGCGAGGCCCAGGGCGGTTTCGATGGAATCGGTGAGCCGCTGCCGGATGCCGTCCTTGGCCACCAGGCGGTCCACCACCACCTCGATGGTGTGCTTGTACTGCTTGCCCAGCTTGGGCGGGTCGGAGAGCTGGATCTGCTCGCCGTCGACCCGGGCCCGTGAGTAGCCCTTGGCGGCAAGTTCCTTGAACAGGTCGACGAATTCGCCCTTGCGGCCGCGCACCATGGGCGCCAGGATCTGGAACCGGGTACCCTCGGGCAGCTCCAGCAGCTGGTCAACGATCTGCTGCGGGGTCTGCCGCGAGACGGGCTCGCCGCACACCGGGCAGTAGGGGGTGCCGACACGGGCCCAGAGCAGGCGCATATAGTCGTAGATCTCGGTGATGGTGCCGACCGTGGAGCGCGGGTTTTTCGAGGTCGATTTCTGGTCGATGGAGACCGCCGGGGACAGGCCTTCGATGAAGTCGACGTCCGGCTTGTCCACCTGGCCCAGGAACATCCGTGCATAGGACGACAGGGACTCCACATAGCGCCGCTGCCCCTCGGCGAAGATCGTGTCGAAGGCCAGGGAAGACTTTCCCGAGCCGGACAGGCCGGTAAAGACAATCATGGCGTCGCGTGGCAGATCCAGGTCCACGTTGCGCAGATTGTGTTCCCTGGCGCCCTTGACGATGAGGCGGGAAAGATCGTTGCCGCGATGCGGCTCGTTGGCGTTATCGGCCATCAAAGAGGTAGCTGTAGACACAAATTCCACTGTAGTTCACCGGTTGGTTCGAAGAAGTATTCGACACCGCGGTGTTCACCGCAGGCGAAGAGCGGTCTCGACGTACGTGAGGGCTTCCTTCGCGTCCAGCCCGTTGGCGCGCACGGAATCAGCGAAAACGCGGGCGGCTTCGGCTACCCGGCGTCGTCCGTTGTCACCGGCGGCCGCAATGACGGTTCCTGCCCGCGAGCGCGTGGTGACCACTTCGGCCTGTTCGAGTTCGCGGTAGGCCCGCGCCACGGTGTTGACGGCCAGGCCCATCCGGGCGGCGAGCGCGCGGACCGGGGGCAGGCGGGTTCCGACGGCGAGGCGTCCCTCATTGGCGGCGTCGAGAATCTGCACCCGCAGCTGCTCAAAGGGAGGGACCGAGCTGGCCGCGTCGATGCGGACCCAGGACAGGACGTCGTCGCTCATGGGACCGCCTTCTTCGTTTCAGTGCTGGAACCTCCCGGGATCCTCCGGCAGGACGGGCCGCTGCAGTTCACAGGTGCCGCTGTGTCTATTTTGCCACGCCGCCTGCTTCGCCGTGTCCGGCGGCGCCTGCCTCTGCCGCTGCGGCGGGGTCGACGGCGTCGGATTCGTCCCGTTCCTCAGGTTCGGCGGGTCCGGCGAACTGGGAGCGGTACAGCCCGGCATAGAACCCCTCAGCGGCGAGCAGTGCCTCGTGGGTCCCCTGTTCCACGATCTCCCCCTGCCGCACCACCAGGATCACGTCCGCATCGCGGATCGTGGAGAGCCGGTGCGCAATCACGAAGCTGGTCCGTGCCTGGCGCAGCGCGTTCATGGCCAGCCGGATGGAAATCTCGGTCCGGGTGTCCACCGAGCTGGTGGCCTCATCCAGGACCAGGATGGACGGATCCGCCAGCCAGGCGCGGGTGATGGTGATCAGCTGGCGCTGTCCCTGGCTCAGGGATCCGCCGTCATCCCCCAGGACGGTGTCATACCCGTGGGGCAGCGAGCGCACGAAGTGGTCCACATGGGTGGCCTGCGCTGCCTGGACAATCTGCTCCTCCGTGGCGCCCGGAGCGCCGTAGGCAAGGTTCTCCCTAATGGTCCCCTCAAACAGCCAGGCATCCTGCAGCACCATGCCGATCAATCCCCGCACGTCATCGCGCCGCATCGCAGCGGTATCGACGCCGTCGATGGTGATCCGCCCGGCGTCCACGTCATAGAAACGCATCAGCAGGTTCACCAGCGTGGTCTTCCCCGCCCCCGTGGGGCCGACGATCGCCACGGTCTGCCCGGGCTCTGCCGTGAAGGACAGGTCCTTGATCAGTGGTGCGTCCGAGGAGTAGCTGAAGTCCACGTGCTCAAAGGCCACCTGGCCGCGCACCCGGGGGATGGTCAGCGGATCCGCCGGATCCGGGTCCTGTTCCCTGCCGTCGAGTAATTCGAACACACGTTCGGCTGAGGCGACGCCGGACTGCAGCATGTTGATCAGCGAGCCGAGCTGCCCCAGCGGCTGGGAGAACTGCCGGCTGTATTGGATGAAGGCCTGCACTCCCCCGATGGTGAGCCGTCCGTTGGCCACCAGAAGGCCGCCCACCACTGCCACCGCCACGTAGTTGAGGTTGGAGACGAACTGCATGACGGGCATGATGACGCCGGACACGAACTGTGCCCTGAAGGATGAACGGTAGAGGGTCTCGTTGGCCGGGGTGAATCCCGCCACCACGCGTTCGGTCTGGCCGAAGGCCTTCACCACATCGTGGGCGCTGAACATTTCCTCGATGTAGCCGTTGACCTCCCCCGTGGATTTCCACTGCTGCATGAACTGCACCTGCGAGCGCCGGGCAATGAGCACTGTGACGACGGCGGAAACAGGCACCGTCACCACTGCGATCAGGGCCAGCAGCGGAGAGAGCCAGAGCATCATGCCCAGCACCCCCACAATGGTCAGCACCGAGGTGATGATCTGGGTCAGGGTCTGGGCGAGGGTCTGCGCCAGGTTGTCGATGTCGTTGGTGACCCGACTGAGCACGTCTCCCCGGGATCCGCGCTGGAAATGGGACATGGGCAACCGGAACAGCTTGCCGTCCACATCCTTCCGCAGCCGGTACATGGCGTTCTGCACCACCCGGGCCGTGACCCGTGCCTGCAGCCATCCGAAAGCAAACGAGGCCAGGTAGATGCCCAGCACCCCCAGCACGAGGACTCCGAGCCTGCCGAAGTCCAGCCCCTGCCCGGGGACCACGTCCATTGCGGCGAGCATGTCCGCCAGCTGGTCCTGTCCGGTCCGGCGCAGCGCCTGTACCTGCTCGTCCTTGCTCAGGCCCGGTTCCAGCCCGGCACCGATCACGCCGTCGAAAATCACGTTCGTTGCTTCGCCCAGGATCCGCGGTGCCGTGACCGTGAGCGCCACGGAGACGACGGCGGTCACGATGACCAGTGCCACCCGCAGCCGGTCCGGGGCCATGAGGTGCAGGATCCGCCGGACGGTGGCCCGGAAGTTCAGGGGCTTTGCAACCGGAGCACCGGCGCCGGGTCCGCGCGGTCCGGGACCCCGGAGTGCCGGCCCTCCCCGCATGGCACTCACGCGACTTCCTCGGCGGTGAGCTGGGATTCCACGATCTCCCGGTAGGTGGGCGAGGAGTCCATCAGCCCGGCGTGGGTACCCGTTCCGGCGATCCGCCCTTCCTCCAGCACGACGATCTTCGCGGCGTCGGTGATGGTGTTGACCCGCTGGGCCACGATCAGGACGGTGGAGTTCCGGGTCCGCTCCCTCAGGGCTGCCCGCAGCCGGGCGTCGGTGGCGAAGTCCAGCGCGGAGAAGCTGTCGTCGAAGAGGTAAATGGCGGGCTTGACCACCAGGGCCCGGGCGATGGCCAGGCGTTGCCGCTGCCCCCCGGAGAAGTTGCCTCCGCCCTGCTCCACGCGGTGTTCCAGCGCCCCCTCCGCGTTCCGGACAAACTCCGCAGCCTGGGCAATTTCCAGGGCCTCCCACAGTTCCGCGTCAGTGGCTTCGGGTCTGCCGAAGCGGAGGTTGGAGCCGATGGTTCCGGCGAAAAGGTAGGCCTTCTGCGGCACCAGGCCAATGCCGCTGCGCAGCGAGTGCAGCGTCACCGCGGCGATGTCCTGCCCGTCGATGCTGATTCCCCCGGACGTGGCATCCAGCAGCCGCGGCACGAGGTTCAGCAGGGTGGACTTGCCGGCGCCGGTGGAGCCGATGATGGCCGTCGTCTGCCCGGACTCCGCGGTGAAACTGATGCCATGGAGTACCGGGGACTCCG
This window harbors:
- the uvrA gene encoding excinuclease ABC subunit UvrA, encoding MADNANEPHRGNDLSRLIVKGAREHNLRNVDLDLPRDAMIVFTGLSGSGKSSLAFDTIFAEGQRRYVESLSSYARMFLGQVDKPDVDFIEGLSPAVSIDQKSTSKNPRSTVGTITEIYDYMRLLWARVGTPYCPVCGEPVSRQTPQQIVDQLLELPEGTRFQILAPMVRGRKGEFVDLFKELAAKGYSRARVDGEQIQLSDPPKLGKQYKHTIEVVVDRLVAKDGIRQRLTDSIETALGLADGRVLADFVDLDEKSEDRIRAFSEHLACPNEHPLAIDEIEPRSFSFNNPFGACPVCTGIGSRLEVDEELVIPNPNLSLAAGAVAPWALGNATLEYWNRLLAGLAKEMDFSMDVPWKKLPAKAREAILNGKDHKVVVQYKNRFGRERKYSTGFEGVIQYIHRKHLETESDSARDRYEEYMREIPCPECGGARLNPASLSVLINGRNIAQVAAMPLREAAQFLSGLDLTAREAKIGDQVLKEILARLTFLLDVGLEYLSLERAAATLSGGEAQRIRLATQIGSGLVGVLYVLDEPSIGLHQKDNRRLIETLARLRNLGNTLIVVEHDEDTIHEADWVVDIGPGAGEHGGEVVHSGSLEDLLTNERSLTGAYLSGRRKIDIPAKRRKVDKSRQLKIVGARENNLRNIDVSIPLGVFTAVTGVSGSGKSTLINDILYKTLAAKLNGAKHVAGRHLRIDGLENLDKVIHVDQSPIGRTPRSNPATYTGVWDHIRKLFAETTEAKVRGYLPGRFSFNVKGGRCEACHGDGTLKIEMNFLPDVYVPCEVCHGGRFNRETLEVNYKGKNIAEVLAMSIEEAAEFFAAFSPISRHLNTLVDVGLGYVRLGQPATTLSGGEAQRVKLAAELQKRSNGRSVYVLDEPTTGLHFEDVRKLLLVLQGLVDKGNTVITIEHNLDVIKSADWIIDMGPEGGNGGGQVIAQGSPEKVAKSDVSHTGHFLAEMFAKQA
- a CDS encoding lysophospholipid acyltransferase family protein, with protein sequence MGVYDLTRASTRGLIATLCRPTVTGLENVPSSGAFIVAANHLSFLDSVLTQALMPRPVAFFAKAEYFTGTGVKGAAMRTFFEGVGSIPVERGQQAASVAALKTLLDRLEAGSGIGIYPEGTRSRDGLLYRGRTGVGWLALTSGAPVVPVGLIGTENLQPAGKKWIKPQHFTMKIGRPLYFQKTGPDHALPARRQATDRVMDAIAELSGQERAGSYNQSKPEG
- a CDS encoding gluconeogenesis factor YvcK family protein yields the protein MTFLTGPLPVLPQTGAGRGGDTDGAPAVVALGGGHGLSASLSALRLLTTDLTAVVTVADDGGSSGRLRHELDVLPPGDLRMALAALCDDTDWGRTWRDVMQHRFQSRPGISGSLDNHALGNLLIVTLWELLGDPVAGLQWAGALLGARGQVLPMSTHPLTIEGDVLRRTAQGTRLEVVTGQARLAAAGVQSKVSEVRLSPADAPACAEALTAIERADWIILGPGSWYTSVLPHLMLPELRTALCKTKAKRCLTMNLSNETTETAGMSALDHLAEVRRYAPDLRVDAVLADPSVIEDQDAFAEAVAGMGGRPVFGKVGAATGRPIHDPLRLATAYHDMFGEN
- the uvrC gene encoding excinuclease ABC subunit UvrC, which encodes MADPATYRPKTGEIPTAPGVYRFRDEHRRVIYVGKAKNLRSRLNSYFANPRGLLPKTRAMVHTAASVEWTVVGTELEALQLEYTWIKEFNPRFNIMFRDDKSYPYLAVTMGEKYPRAQVMRGDRRKDTRYFGPFYPAKAIRETLDTLLRVFPVRTCSSGVFKRAERTGRPCLLGYIDKCSAPCVGRISPEDHRDLAAELCDFMSGEGKRFISTLEKEMQAAVAELDYETAARLRDDIAALRKVFERNNVVLSEDTDADIFALEEDELEASAQVFHVRGGRIRGQRGWVVEKVEDAETGDLVEHLIQQVYGEAASTDRIPRQVLVPALPSNADELGEWLSGLRGARVDIRVPQRGDKKALMETVARNAADALRLHKSRRAGDITTRSAALQELQEALDLPVALLRIECYDISHVSGTNVVASMVVAEDGLPKKSDYRKFSITGDAARDDTSAMYNVISRRFRNYLAENADPAADPDAPATLPVERTGTDVQPLTDTLTAAPRTKFAYPPNLVVVDGGQPQVAAASRALADLGITDIYVVGLAKRLEEVWVPDSDFPVILPRASEALFLLQRIRDEAHRFAITFHRQKRAKSMTASLLDEISGLGPAKRAALLKEFGSVKKLRTASAEDLQRVPGIGPALAASVHAQLAAKGGAGAAPAVNMTTGEILET
- a CDS encoding HAD hydrolase-like protein, which codes for MKESRLLVLFDLDGTLVDPAGAITGGISAALASCGLPVPPAADLQRMVGPALVTSLRDIAGVPADRVDEVIAIYRAGYRSAGMAQSRPYPGIADTVARLRAEGCLVAVATQKPEPLAMELLTTQGLLVLFDSVHGSPADEQAAAALDGKTTIIAAALARHAGSFDRAVMVGDRRHDVHGAAANGLDCIGVDWGFAAAGELEAAGAVAVVGTAEDLLAELRSLTEPHSLTEPHSLTKPHSGQHGFRAQEGACANGSL
- a CDS encoding ABC transporter ATP-binding protein, which produces MRGGPALRGPGPRGPGAGAPVAKPLNFRATVRRILHLMAPDRLRVALVIVTAVVSVALTVTAPRILGEATNVIFDGVIGAGLEPGLSKDEQVQALRRTGQDQLADMLAAMDVVPGQGLDFGRLGVLVLGVLGIYLASFAFGWLQARVTARVVQNAMYRLRKDVDGKLFRLPMSHFQRGSRGDVLSRVTNDIDNLAQTLAQTLTQIITSVLTIVGVLGMMLWLSPLLALIAVVTVPVSAVVTVLIARRSQVQFMQQWKSTGEVNGYIEEMFSAHDVVKAFGQTERVVAGFTPANETLYRSSFRAQFVSGVIMPVMQFVSNLNYVAVAVVGGLLVANGRLTIGGVQAFIQYSRQFSQPLGQLGSLINMLQSGVASAERVFELLDGREQDPDPADPLTIPRVRGQVAFEHVDFSYSSDAPLIKDLSFTAEPGQTVAIVGPTGAGKTTLVNLLMRFYDVDAGRITIDGVDTAAMRRDDVRGLIGMVLQDAWLFEGTIRENLAYGAPGATEEQIVQAAQATHVDHFVRSLPHGYDTVLGDDGGSLSQGQRQLITITRAWLADPSILVLDEATSSVDTRTEISIRLAMNALRQARTSFVIAHRLSTIRDADVILVVRQGEIVEQGTHEALLAAEGFYAGLYRSQFAGPAEPEERDESDAVDPAAAAEAGAAGHGEAGGVAK
- a CDS encoding GntR family transcriptional regulator translates to MSDDVLSWVRIDAASSVPPFEQLRVQILDAANEGRLAVGTRLPPVRALAARMGLAVNTVARAYRELEQAEVVTTRSRAGTVIAAAGDNGRRRVAEAARVFADSVRANGLDAKEALTYVETALRLR
- the rapZ gene encoding RNase adapter RapZ; translated protein: MMEQDALTPVKPDESELLVVTGMSGAGRSTAANALEDHGWYVVENLPPMMLGTLTELVSRMPQSIPKLAVVIDVRSKELFQDIREALSNLRAAGVTYRLLFLDAEDETLVRRFEQGRRPHPLQEDGSILDGIGAERDVLKELRESSDVIVDTSKLNVHALATTITELFTESGPIVLRLNVMSFGFKYGLPVDANYVADVRFIPNPHWVPQLRPHTGLDADVRDYVMGAAGTGDFLDRYVDALEPVIDGYRRENKHYATIAVGCTGGKHRSVAVTEELAKRLAQLPHVTVSAHHRDLGRE